Proteins encoded in a region of the Bacillus methanolicus genome:
- the hxlB gene encoding 6-phospho-3-hexuloisomerase: protein MLTTEFLAEIVKELNSSVNQIADEQAEALVNGILQSKKVFVAGAGRSGFMAKSFAMRMMHMGIDAYVVGETVTPNYEKEDILIIGSGSGETKSLVSMAQKAKSIGGTIAAVTINPESTIGQLADIVIKMPGSPKDKSEARETIQPMGSLFEQTLLLFYDAVILRFMEKKGLDTKTMYGRHANLE from the coding sequence ATGCTGACAACTGAATTTTTAGCCGAGATCGTAAAAGAATTAAACAGTTCGGTTAACCAAATCGCCGATGAACAAGCCGAAGCACTGGTAAACGGAATTCTTCAATCAAAGAAAGTATTCGTTGCCGGTGCGGGAAGATCCGGTTTTATGGCAAAATCCTTTGCAATGCGTATGATGCACATGGGAATTGATGCCTATGTCGTTGGCGAAACCGTAACTCCTAACTATGAAAAAGAGGACATTTTAATTATTGGATCCGGCTCAGGAGAAACAAAAAGCCTTGTTTCCATGGCGCAAAAAGCAAAAAGCATTGGCGGTACCATCGCGGCTGTAACGATTAACCCAGAATCAACTATTGGGCAATTAGCAGATATCGTTATTAAAATGCCAGGTTCGCCTAAAGATAAATCAGAAGCCAGAGAAACAATTCAACCAATGGGTTCCCTTTTCGAGCAAACCTTATTACTGTTCTATGATGCAGTCATTTTAAGGTTCATGGAGAAAAAGGGCTTGGATACAAAAACAATGTATGGAAGACATGCCAATCTCGAGTAG